One segment of Nostoc piscinale CENA21 DNA contains the following:
- a CDS encoding metal ABC transporter ATP-binding protein encodes MENVSFYANLGHTQKIGERSASYIKAIDMNSTDAISIAHLGVHYRTQEALRDINCVIQPGRLTGIFGPNGAGKSTLMKAMLGLVPVSSGVVNYQNQPLMQQKSKVAYVPQRSQIDWTYPATVWDVVMMGRVKKTGWLRSFSGVSRQIANSALERVGMSEFRDRPIGQLSGGQQQRVFLARALTQQADIFCFDEPLVGIDQKTQAVIFEVFQELAAENKIVLVVNHDLGESITHFDDLILLNRELIATGSRQQVLTEQNLHLAYGGKVMYFSDAA; translated from the coding sequence ATGGAAAACGTTTCTTTTTACGCCAACTTGGGACATACCCAAAAGATTGGTGAACGTTCTGCATCGTATATCAAAGCTATTGATATGAATTCAACAGATGCAATTTCTATAGCCCACTTGGGAGTACATTACCGGACTCAAGAAGCCTTGAGAGATATAAACTGTGTGATTCAACCGGGTAGATTAACAGGGATTTTTGGCCCGAATGGTGCTGGTAAAAGTACGCTAATGAAAGCAATGTTGGGCTTGGTTCCTGTTAGTAGTGGTGTGGTGAATTACCAAAACCAACCCTTGATGCAGCAAAAGTCAAAGGTGGCTTATGTCCCCCAACGCAGCCAAATTGATTGGACTTATCCCGCCACAGTTTGGGATGTCGTGATGATGGGAAGAGTCAAGAAAACAGGCTGGTTGCGTAGCTTTTCGGGAGTTAGTCGCCAAATCGCCAACAGCGCCTTAGAAAGAGTGGGGATGAGTGAATTTCGCGATCGCCCCATAGGACAATTATCAGGAGGACAACAACAACGAGTCTTTTTAGCCCGCGCCTTGACACAACAAGCAGACATCTTTTGTTTTGACGAACCATTGGTAGGGATTGATCAAAAAACCCAAGCCGTAATTTTTGAAGTCTTCCAAGAACTCGCCGCCGAAAATAAAATCGTCCTAGTCGTCAACCACGACTTAGGCGAATCCATCACCCATTTTGATGACTTGATTTTACTCAACCGCGAACTAATCGCCACAGGTTCCCGACAACAAGTCCTCACCGAACAAAACCTACATTTGGCTTACGGCGGTAAAGTTATGTACTTCTCCGACGCAGCTTAA
- a CDS encoding pre-peptidase C-terminal domain-containing protein, with product MNLTLLISISSVAIASHILPISALEIPTFSRQFQLAKTPDERQPEAVQQGIEQIPAAEPPVTPQRTQSIDSPLPVRVPQPDTNPTPQPAPTNSTPEASPPESNPTPQPAPVRSNPRETNSPAQPAPANSPLRNSNPTPQPAPVRSNSRGTNSPTQPSQNRSVSPTPGRRQTPNTNSGRGRNSRGVAAASSGTPAYKKINFVDIAFGILDKRDFQSQGRRYHFYQFEGRENQLIQIRLLGSADQRRSNNLSLRPYMFLLDPNNNVILKRGGGETERDAFIFARLPVAGIYTIAVTSQNPGDTGRYSLAIRDDRASYILDETGELSQQNLVIKQNGTPYNVTQFQGTKNQLVSIRVDSVNEEFSPYIVLLNSQGQRIAANSDRDGKYSTLIDRARLPEDGTYYIVVTSSNPNQRGNYRLTLF from the coding sequence ATGAATTTGACTTTATTGATTTCTATTAGTAGTGTAGCGATCGCCAGTCATATCCTGCCAATCTCTGCTTTAGAAATCCCTACATTTTCTAGACAATTTCAACTTGCGAAAACACCCGATGAACGCCAGCCAGAAGCAGTACAACAAGGTATTGAACAAATTCCGGCTGCGGAACCACCTGTAACACCACAGCGCACTCAATCTATTGATTCACCTTTACCAGTGCGTGTCCCACAGCCAGACACTAACCCAACTCCCCAACCAGCACCGACTAATTCTACTCCCGAAGCATCTCCACCAGAAAGTAACCCCACACCGCAACCAGCACCCGTAAGGTCAAATCCTAGAGAAACTAATTCCCCAGCGCAACCAGCACCTGCTAATTCTCCACTCAGAAACAGTAACCCCACACCGCAACCAGCGCCTGTAAGGTCAAATTCTAGAGGAACTAATTCCCCAACGCAACCATCACAAAATCGGTCTGTATCACCAACTCCAGGTAGAAGACAAACACCAAACACTAACTCAGGTAGAGGTAGAAACTCTAGGGGTGTAGCTGCTGCTTCCTCTGGAACACCTGCTTATAAAAAAATCAACTTTGTTGATATTGCCTTCGGTATTCTGGATAAAAGAGATTTTCAATCGCAAGGTAGGCGATATCATTTCTATCAATTTGAGGGTAGAGAAAACCAACTAATTCAAATTCGTCTGCTAGGTAGTGCAGATCAAAGGCGTTCTAATAACTTAAGTTTACGTCCTTATATGTTTCTCCTCGACCCCAATAATAACGTCATCCTCAAACGAGGTGGTGGTGAAACCGAAAGGGATGCTTTTATCTTTGCACGCTTACCTGTAGCGGGTATATATACAATTGCTGTGACTAGCCAAAACCCTGGAGATACAGGTCGCTATAGTCTGGCGATTCGAGATGATCGAGCCAGCTATATTTTAGACGAAACAGGAGAATTGAGTCAGCAAAACTTAGTCATTAAACAAAATGGTACTCCCTACAATGTGACGCAATTTCAAGGAACAAAAAATCAATTGGTGAGTATTCGTGTAGATAGTGTAAATGAAGAGTTTTCGCCTTATATAGTTTTACTCAATTCTCAAGGACAAAGGATTGCTGCTAATAGCGATCGCGATGGTAAATATAGCACCCTCATTGACCGCGCGAGATTACCTGAAGATGGTACTTATTATATAGTTGTGACCTCTAGTAATCCTAACCAACGCGGTAATTACCGATTAACTTTGTTTTAA
- a CDS encoding protein tyrosine phosphatase family protein translates to MSAKTHLAEIYNFLQISDTIATSGQPTAEQFAAIKAAGYQLIVNLALPTSSNALPNEQEIVESQAMQYVHIPVEWENPTLEDVTKFFGVMETNSDKQIFVHCAANMRVSAFIYLFRRIHQGLDNAAAEQDLHKIWVPNEVWQKFIQEVLNIYSSPI, encoded by the coding sequence ATGTCTGCCAAAACTCATCTTGCAGAAATCTACAACTTTCTCCAAATATCAGATACAATTGCCACTTCAGGACAACCAACCGCCGAACAATTTGCAGCCATCAAAGCCGCAGGCTATCAACTCATAGTTAATCTAGCCTTACCAACATCAAGTAATGCTTTACCCAATGAACAAGAAATTGTCGAATCTCAAGCAATGCAGTATGTCCACATTCCAGTAGAGTGGGAAAATCCGACACTGGAAGATGTGACAAAGTTTTTTGGTGTCATGGAAACCAATTCAGATAAGCAAATCTTTGTTCACTGCGCTGCTAATATGAGAGTCTCGGCTTTTATCTATCTTTTTCGCCGCATACATCAAGGGTTAGATAATGCAGCAGCCGAACAAGATTTACATAAAATTTGGGTTCCGAATGAAGTATGGCAGAAGTTTATTCAAGAAGTATTAAATATCTATAGCAGTCCTATTTGA
- a CDS encoding efflux RND transporter permease subunit yields the protein MNISELFIRRPIMTTLVMIGVLIFGLMSYRMLPVSDLPNVDFPTIQVSANLPGANPETMAASVATPLEAQFSSIAGLSSMNSTSSLGSSQVTLQFDLSRDIDGAAQDVQAAIAKATRQLPADMPSPPSYRKVNPADQPILYISLNSAVLPLSTVDKYAETQLAQRLSMVNGVAQVQVYGSQKYAVRVLLDPESLSAKGIGVDEVADAISKGNANIPTGTLYGQEQNYTIQANGQLNDAAAYRSLIVSYQGGAPVQLGEIAQVLDSVENDKVASWYFTKTEKAKQKSNAGVRAIVLAIQKQPGTNTVEVVEAIKKLLPKFREQIPAAVNMEILYDRSQAIRESVDDVQFTLLLTIALVVLVIFLFLRNLRATIIPSLAVPLSLVATFGVMLLLGFSLDNLSLMALTLSVGFVVDDAVVMLENIVRHMEMGESRLQAALNGSREIGFTILSMTISLVAVFIPVLFMGGILGRLFREFAVTISVAILVSGIISLSLTPMLCSRFLRPPHHQQEDVAEPVKKGFKGRIQRFNRGLYNTSELYFDVMLGGYEWSLKRSLKYHRTTMFISGAIVVATVYLFMIVPKGFIPTADVGQITASTQAAEDISFDEMVKHQQAVAAIADRDPNIRAINSSVGAGGANSSSNTGRLFISLKPREERKLSADEIVQELRPKLSRIPGMKVFLQNPPAINIGGQQSKAQYQFSLQSPNIQELYQYAPTLEEKLRGLPDLQDVNSDLQIKNPQVQVDINRDQAASMGLTAEQIETALSNAYGTRQVSTIYASDSQYQVIMGVEPKYQGDPSALELLSIHSPTGQLVPLNAVATISKGVGPLTINHSGQLASVTISFNLKPGVSLGSVTEKIEQIARQTLPASITTGFQGSAQAFQSSLQGLGLLLLVAILVIYIVLGILYENFIHPLTILSSLPSAGFGALLTLLLFQVDLNIYAFVGIILLIGIVKKNGIMMVDFAIEARQSGKTPYDAIYEACVVRFRPIMMTTMAALMGTLPIALGLGAGGDTRRPLGLAVVGGLLFSQFLTLYLTPVFYTYMESWQSFMKKTPMAQTTRFSCSVKL from the coding sequence ATGAATATTTCTGAGTTATTTATTCGTCGCCCAATCATGACGACTTTGGTAATGATTGGCGTTTTGATTTTCGGGCTGATGAGTTACCGAATGTTACCTGTAAGCGACTTGCCGAATGTGGATTTTCCCACAATTCAGGTGAGTGCTAACTTGCCGGGGGCGAATCCAGAGACAATGGCGGCATCGGTGGCAACACCACTAGAAGCACAATTTTCGAGTATTGCTGGTTTGAGTTCGATGAACTCTACTAGTTCCTTGGGTAGTAGTCAGGTAACACTGCAATTTGATTTAAGTCGAGATATTGATGGGGCTGCCCAAGATGTGCAAGCTGCGATCGCCAAAGCAACACGGCAATTACCTGCGGATATGCCCAGCCCCCCATCCTACCGCAAGGTGAACCCGGCAGATCAGCCCATCCTCTACATCTCCCTAAATTCTGCTGTTCTGCCCTTGTCCACCGTAGACAAGTATGCAGAGACGCAACTGGCACAACGTTTATCAATGGTGAATGGGGTAGCGCAGGTGCAAGTCTACGGTTCCCAAAAGTACGCTGTCAGAGTTTTGCTTGATCCTGAATCTCTCAGTGCCAAAGGTATAGGTGTTGATGAAGTTGCGGACGCTATTAGTAAAGGGAACGCCAACATCCCTACGGGGACACTTTACGGTCAAGAGCAAAATTATACAATTCAAGCCAACGGACAACTCAATGATGCGGCTGCCTATCGTTCCTTAATTGTCAGTTATCAAGGCGGTGCGCCAGTCCAACTCGGAGAAATTGCCCAAGTCTTGGATAGTGTAGAAAATGACAAAGTTGCGAGTTGGTATTTTACTAAGACAGAAAAGGCGAAGCAAAAATCTAATGCTGGTGTACGGGCAATTGTTTTAGCGATTCAAAAGCAACCAGGAACTAATACCGTCGAAGTTGTGGAAGCGATTAAAAAACTGCTACCCAAATTCCGCGAACAAATACCCGCAGCCGTGAATATGGAAATTCTCTACGATCGCTCCCAAGCTATCCGCGAATCGGTTGATGATGTCCAGTTTACGCTGTTATTGACTATTGCTTTGGTTGTGTTGGTAATTTTCTTATTTCTTCGCAACCTCCGGGCGACAATTATACCGAGTTTGGCAGTACCTTTATCTTTAGTTGCCACCTTTGGCGTAATGTTACTGCTGGGTTTTTCTCTTGATAACCTCTCACTGATGGCGTTGACTCTTTCCGTCGGGTTCGTGGTGGATGATGCGGTAGTGATGCTAGAAAATATCGTCCGTCACATGGAAATGGGTGAAAGTCGCTTGCAGGCAGCGTTGAATGGCTCACGGGAAATTGGCTTTACAATTTTGTCCATGACCATTTCCTTAGTCGCCGTGTTTATTCCGGTACTATTTATGGGCGGGATTTTAGGGCGATTATTCCGCGAGTTTGCTGTAACTATCAGCGTGGCGATTTTGGTATCGGGAATAATTTCACTAAGTTTGACACCAATGCTGTGTTCTCGATTCTTGCGTCCACCCCATCACCAGCAAGAAGACGTAGCAGAACCAGTGAAAAAAGGTTTCAAAGGCAGAATTCAAAGATTTAACCGGGGACTTTATAATACTTCCGAATTATATTTCGATGTTATGTTGGGTGGGTATGAGTGGAGTTTAAAGCGATCGCTCAAATATCATCGCACGACAATGTTTATCTCTGGGGCAATTGTTGTCGCCACAGTTTATTTATTCATGATTGTGCCGAAAGGCTTTATTCCCACTGCGGATGTGGGACAAATCACCGCCTCTACCCAAGCCGCCGAAGATATCTCCTTTGATGAAATGGTAAAACATCAACAGGCAGTAGCGGCGATCGCAGATCGTGACCCAAATATCAGGGCGATTAACTCCAGCGTCGGTGCAGGAGGGGCAAATTCTTCTAGTAATACTGGGCGCTTATTTATTAGTCTCAAACCCCGTGAAGAACGTAAATTGAGTGCTGATGAAATTGTCCAAGAACTGCGCCCAAAACTATCGCGCATCCCTGGAATGAAGGTTTTTTTGCAAAACCCACCAGCGATTAATATTGGCGGACAACAAAGCAAAGCCCAATATCAATTCTCATTACAAAGTCCCAATATTCAAGAGTTATATCAATATGCGCCAACTTTAGAAGAAAAACTCCGGGGATTACCTGATTTACAAGATGTCAACAGTGATTTGCAAATCAAAAACCCTCAAGTGCAAGTTGACATCAACCGTGATCAAGCTGCATCTATGGGGCTAACAGCCGAACAAATCGAAACAGCCCTGAGTAATGCCTACGGTACACGACAAGTTTCCACAATCTACGCTTCAGATAGTCAATATCAAGTGATTATGGGAGTTGAACCCAAATATCAGGGAGATCCCAGCGCCTTAGAATTGTTGTCAATTCACTCCCCGACTGGACAATTAGTACCCTTAAACGCCGTCGCTACCATCTCTAAAGGTGTGGGGCCTTTAACTATTAACCACTCAGGACAGTTAGCTTCTGTAACTATTTCCTTTAACCTCAAACCCGGTGTATCTCTTGGTAGCGTCACTGAAAAAATTGAACAAATCGCCCGTCAAACATTACCCGCGAGTATTACTACAGGTTTCCAAGGTTCTGCACAAGCATTCCAGTCTTCCTTACAAGGGTTGGGATTATTGCTATTGGTGGCGATTTTAGTAATTTATATTGTGTTGGGAATTCTCTATGAGAACTTTATTCACCCTTTGACAATTCTTTCGAGTTTGCCTTCCGCTGGATTTGGGGCGTTGTTAACCTTGTTGTTATTCCAAGTTGATTTGAATATCTATGCCTTTGTTGGCATCATCCTGCTAATTGGAATTGTGAAGAAAAACGGCATTATGATGGTTGACTTCGCCATAGAAGCCCGACAAAGTGGTAAAACTCCTTATGATGCTATCTATGAGGCTTGTGTCGTCAGGTTTCGCCCCATTATGATGACCACAATGGCCGCTTTAATGGGAACTTTACCCATCGCCCTGGGATTGGGTGCAGGCGGAGATACACGCCGTCCCCTTGGTTTAGCAGTGGTTGGGGGATTGCTGTTTTCCCAATTTTTAACGCTGTATTTAACACCTGTGTTTTATACATATATGGAATCTTGGCAAAGCTTTATGAAAAAAACGCCAATGGCGCAAACAACCAGATTCTCATGCAGTGTAAAACTATAG
- a CDS encoding efflux RND transporter periplasmic adaptor subunit, whose translation MVAAATQKTIPILIKATGTVESYSTVSVKSQIGGQLTGVYFRQGQNVKKGDLLFQIDSRPQQAALMQAMAAKAKDVALVKQSEANVTKAIAQVNQAKATVLKDVAQANNANVQAQRYTGLLEQGAISKEQAEQYQTSATAQKATVKADQDAVANAQAAVEAAKADVKNAQAAVLADEAAIDSAKVQLSYSSIYSPITGRTGSLKLNQGNLVTANSTDPLITISQIRPIYVNFSIPQRMLPDLKKYTSNNKLEVDVIPPKDSGNPVHGYLTFVDSGVNTQTGTIQLKGTFSNDDERLLPGQFVNVVLKLSEIPNAVTVPTKAIQAGQQQQFVYVVKPDNTVEMRPVVVGDAVNNETAIAQGIKPGEQVVIDGQFNLVPGAAVQVKQGLGGGRGQEAGGRR comes from the coding sequence ATGGTTGCGGCTGCTACTCAAAAAACTATACCCATCTTGATTAAAGCCACAGGTACAGTAGAATCATATTCTACAGTATCTGTCAAGTCACAGATTGGAGGACAGTTAACGGGAGTGTATTTCCGCCAAGGACAGAACGTCAAAAAGGGGGATTTGCTGTTTCAGATCGATTCCCGTCCCCAGCAAGCAGCATTGATGCAAGCGATGGCGGCAAAAGCCAAAGATGTAGCTTTAGTCAAGCAATCTGAGGCGAATGTTACCAAAGCGATCGCTCAAGTCAACCAAGCCAAAGCCACAGTCTTGAAAGATGTCGCCCAGGCGAATAACGCCAATGTCCAGGCGCAACGCTATACCGGGTTGCTAGAACAGGGTGCGATTAGTAAAGAACAGGCAGAACAATACCAAACCAGCGCCACGGCTCAAAAGGCAACCGTCAAAGCAGATCAAGATGCAGTAGCTAATGCCCAAGCAGCAGTAGAAGCCGCCAAGGCAGATGTAAAAAACGCTCAAGCAGCAGTCCTCGCAGATGAAGCCGCAATTGATAGCGCCAAAGTTCAACTTTCTTATAGTTCTATTTATTCGCCCATTACCGGACGCACAGGCAGTCTTAAGTTAAATCAAGGTAATTTAGTCACCGCCAATTCCACAGATCCCTTAATTACCATCAGCCAGATTCGCCCGATTTATGTAAACTTCTCGATTCCGCAGCGAATGTTGCCAGATTTGAAAAAGTACACCAGCAACAACAAATTAGAAGTTGATGTGATACCGCCTAAAGATTCAGGAAATCCTGTACATGGCTATTTAACTTTTGTTGACAGTGGCGTAAATACTCAAACTGGGACAATTCAACTCAAAGGCACATTTAGCAATGATGACGAGCGATTGTTACCAGGACAATTTGTGAACGTTGTTCTGAAATTATCTGAGATACCCAATGCTGTGACTGTACCCACCAAAGCCATCCAAGCCGGACAGCAACAGCAATTTGTGTATGTAGTCAAACCAGATAACACAGTAGAAATGCGTCCTGTAGTTGTGGGAGATGCAGTCAATAATGAAACTGCGATCGCTCAAGGCATCAAACCAGGCGAGCAAGTAGTCATCGACGGACAATTCAACCTTGTACCAGGGGCAGCAGTGCAAGTTAAGCAGGGATTAGGAGGAGGCAGAGGGCAGGAGGCAGGAGGCAGGAGGTAA
- a CDS encoding DUF892 family protein, whose translation MVNLQERPASITKITNIQEKLHYELCGMYDAECRFLEAQQIMMQCTENKQLQSLIETHIRETEQQIRNLEQVFSNMGKQPKRMTCEVAAALISEGQKYLLLTSENSSLLNLTLAAALAKVENFEVFSYQGLIKVAENMKQQEVVKLLQQNLQQEQQTVQKIEQMMPQLLQETTSNTSSNRK comes from the coding sequence ATGGTTAACCTACAAGAGCGTCCAGCCTCTATTACCAAAATCACCAATATTCAGGAAAAATTGCATTACGAACTCTGCGGTATGTACGATGCCGAATGTCGCTTTTTAGAAGCTCAACAGATAATGATGCAATGTACTGAAAACAAACAATTGCAATCATTAATCGAAACTCATATTCGAGAAACTGAACAACAAATTAGAAACTTGGAACAAGTTTTTAGCAATATGGGTAAACAACCGAAACGGATGACTTGTGAAGTTGCAGCTGCGTTAATCAGTGAAGGACAAAAATATTTACTGTTAACTAGTGAAAATTCAAGTCTTTTGAATTTGACACTAGCAGCAGCATTAGCAAAGGTAGAAAACTTTGAGGTGTTCTCCTATCAAGGTTTGATTAAGGTTGCAGAGAACATGAAGCAGCAAGAAGTAGTAAAATTGTTACAACAAAACTTGCAGCAAGAACAACAAACAGTTCAAAAAATTGAACAGATGATGCCACAGTTACTGCAAGAAACAACATCAAATACTAGCAGCAATCGCAAGTAA
- a CDS encoding serine/threonine-protein kinase: MVCCLNPDCPEPLNSDENQYCQSCNTPLVRLLRGHYRVIKVLSDEGGFGRTYLAEDADKLNEWCVVKQFAPKVQEAAAIKKAIALFQEEAKRLQHLGEHPQIPALLAYFEQDNYLFLVQQFIDGQNLLQELRQGVTYNENQVMRVLLDLLPVLKFIHDRGVIHRDIKPQNIIRRRSDGKLILIDFGASKQLTATVHTKLGTTIGSHGYTPIEQMQDGQAYPASDLYSLGVTCFYLLTGNAPSKLWMQQGYGWVTSWRRYLPNTHTGRIAIGSKLGKVLDKLLTTDIRQRYQTAEQVLQDLKKQSLASPTSTSLFVSAPTLLTVPGSQQRLLAFKINDNWQKLLLVNVVVILLGLGGIWYFQFLPKLDTTAVSENLDQPKTFRGHASDVNSVAFAPNGQILASGSDDKTIKLWNLATGTEISTLKGHFKWIWAIAFHPDGKILASGSADQTIKLWNLGTTEEIRTLNGHTDGVAAVAFSPDGKILASGSLDKTIKLWNLATGELIRTLTGHNQAIATVAFSPDGKTLASGSWDKTIKLWNVATGKQIRTLEGHSQFVLSLAFSPDGKTLASGSKDKTVKLWNVTTGETIRTLKQHSDKVNSVAYGKTANGIILASGSSDNTIKLWNPANGKEIRTLKRDSGYIYSVAISADGKAIASGGSAENIIKIWPILP, translated from the coding sequence ATGGTCTGCTGCTTGAATCCCGATTGCCCTGAACCGTTAAATTCAGATGAAAATCAGTATTGTCAAAGTTGCAATACACCATTAGTAAGATTATTGCGAGGGCATTATCGTGTCATTAAAGTACTATCAGATGAAGGTGGATTTGGCAGAACCTATCTTGCGGAAGATGCAGATAAACTGAATGAATGGTGTGTAGTTAAACAATTCGCACCCAAAGTTCAAGAAGCTGCTGCTATTAAGAAAGCAATTGCATTATTTCAAGAAGAAGCAAAAAGATTACAACATTTGGGAGAACATCCCCAAATACCTGCTTTATTAGCTTATTTTGAGCAAGATAATTATTTATTTTTAGTTCAACAATTTATTGATGGACAGAATTTACTCCAGGAATTACGTCAAGGAGTAACTTATAACGAAAACCAAGTTATGCGAGTTCTGCTCGATTTACTGCCTGTACTAAAATTTATTCATGATCGCGGCGTAATTCATCGAGATATTAAACCACAAAATATTATTCGTCGTCGCAGTGATGGCAAATTAATCTTAATTGATTTTGGTGCATCCAAGCAGTTAACAGCCACAGTGCATACTAAATTAGGCACAACCATTGGTTCACATGGTTATACTCCCATTGAACAAATGCAAGATGGTCAAGCTTATCCAGCTAGTGATTTATATAGTTTGGGGGTGACTTGCTTTTATTTGCTGACGGGAAATGCACCGTCAAAATTATGGATGCAGCAAGGCTATGGTTGGGTGACATCTTGGCGGCGATATTTACCGAATACACATACAGGTCGGATAGCTATAGGCTCAAAGTTAGGGAAAGTTTTGGATAAACTGCTGACTACAGATATCAGACAACGTTATCAAACAGCCGAACAAGTCCTACAAGACTTGAAAAAACAATCCTTAGCATCTCCAACATCAACTAGCTTATTTGTATCTGCACCAACTTTACTAACGGTTCCAGGAAGCCAGCAGAGGTTATTGGCGTTCAAAATCAATGACAACTGGCAAAAGTTACTGCTCGTCAATGTTGTCGTAATACTGTTGGGATTAGGCGGAATTTGGTATTTTCAGTTTCTCCCTAAGCTTGATACTACCGCAGTCTCAGAAAATCTAGACCAACCCAAAACTTTTAGAGGACACGCGAGTGATGTTAATTCTGTTGCTTTTGCGCCTAATGGTCAAATTTTAGCAAGTGGTAGTGATGATAAAACAATCAAATTATGGAATCTAGCGACGGGAACCGAAATTTCCACCCTCAAAGGACACTTTAAATGGATTTGGGCGATCGCATTCCATCCTGATGGTAAAATTCTCGCTAGTGGTAGTGCAGATCAAACAATTAAACTCTGGAATCTAGGCACAACCGAAGAAATTCGCACCCTCAACGGACATACTGACGGCGTAGCGGCTGTTGCTTTTAGTCCTGATGGTAAAATTTTGGCTAGTGGGAGCTTAGATAAGACAATCAAACTGTGGAACCTAGCAACTGGTGAGTTAATTCGTACTCTGACAGGACACAACCAAGCTATTGCAACCGTCGCTTTTAGTCCCGACGGAAAAACTTTAGCTAGTGGTAGTTGGGACAAAACAATTAAACTCTGGAATGTAGCAACTGGTAAACAAATTCGGACTCTAGAAGGTCATTCACAATTCGTTCTTTCTTTAGCCTTCAGCCCTGATGGTAAAACTTTGGCTAGTGGTAGTAAAGATAAAACAGTTAAACTTTGGAATGTCACAACAGGCGAGACAATTCGTACCCTTAAACAACATTCTGATAAAGTCAATTCTGTTGCTTATGGCAAAACAGCCAACGGAATCATCCTTGCCAGTGGCAGTAGTGATAATACAATTAAATTGTGGAATCCGGCAAATGGTAAAGAAATTCGCACATTAAAACGTGATTCTGGTTATATTTATTCTGTCGCTATTAGTGCGGATGGTAAAGCGATCGCTAGTGGTGGTAGTGCAGAAAACATCATTAAAATTTGGCCTATATTGCCGTAG
- a CDS encoding metal ABC transporter substrate-binding protein encodes MLLPLALFSCSQNNSNSTTAKGSDKPRVVATSTIIADLTQEVGGDEIQLKGILKPGADPHVYEPVPADSRFLEEANLILYNGYNLEPGLIKLMNAAGKGKKVAVGEVVKPLELDKGKGEIVPDPHVWGSAENAAAMVNVIRDALIELSPADKAKFTENAAELTDELKQLHTWINQQIQTIPPYKRKLITTHDAFQYYGRAYSIAIAGTLIGISTEEQPSAQTVQRLVESVKKTGVPAIFAETTINPTLIKTVAQEAGVKLAPHQLYSDSIGAKGSDGETYIKMMEANTRAIVEALGGKYTPFQLMKTTAPKQ; translated from the coding sequence ATGCTTTTACCATTGGCTTTGTTTAGTTGTAGTCAAAACAACAGCAACTCCACAACTGCCAAAGGTAGTGATAAACCGAGGGTTGTGGCTACTAGCACCATCATTGCAGACTTAACCCAAGAAGTTGGCGGTGACGAAATTCAACTCAAAGGAATCCTCAAACCCGGTGCTGATCCCCATGTTTATGAACCAGTCCCCGCCGATAGTCGATTTTTGGAAGAAGCTAATTTAATTTTGTATAACGGCTATAACTTGGAACCAGGATTAATTAAGTTAATGAATGCGGCGGGAAAAGGAAAGAAGGTAGCCGTAGGGGAAGTAGTAAAACCATTGGAGTTAGATAAAGGTAAAGGTGAAATTGTACCAGACCCCCATGTTTGGGGAAGTGCGGAAAATGCAGCCGCAATGGTAAATGTAATTCGAGATGCGTTGATTGAGTTATCGCCAGCAGATAAAGCAAAATTTACCGAAAACGCAGCAGAATTAACCGATGAATTAAAACAACTGCATACCTGGATAAATCAACAAATTCAAACTATTCCGCCATATAAACGCAAACTAATTACAACCCATGATGCTTTTCAATATTATGGACGTGCATATAGTATTGCGATCGCAGGCACTTTAATTGGCATCAGCACCGAAGAACAACCAAGCGCCCAAACTGTACAAAGATTAGTAGAATCAGTGAAAAAAACAGGTGTACCTGCAATTTTTGCCGAAACTACTATTAATCCCACCTTAATTAAAACCGTAGCTCAAGAAGCAGGCGTGAAACTAGCACCACATCAACTCTACTCTGATTCAATTGGCGCAAAAGGTAGTGATGGTGAAACATACATCAAAATGATGGAGGCAAATACACGCGCCATTGTTGAAGCTTTGGGCGGTAAATATACACCATTTCAACTGATGAAAACAACTGCACCTAAACAATAG